A genome region from Campylobacter sp. MIT 12-8780 includes the following:
- a CDS encoding ABC transporter permease, which translates to MLLKMIKNSIFRNKTQKVLVFLSCFLASLLLATMLNITLGIGNELSKELRSYGANIIVLPKGASLSVELGDKVLEPLKDKSYLEESKLHTIKEIFWRNNITAFAPFLEGKVMMNDKQVSILGTYFDKKLDIADEDDFHTGIKELYPVLKINGRYANDDSLDEVMLGDEFASKNALSLNDEFVLNDQKVKVVGIVHNFDKNANKIITSLALAQKLLHKEGLFFKAEVSALTIPENDLAQKARRLGASSLDSVEFDMWFCTAYVGSIAYQIEEDFQGASAKAQTAISDAENLIVTKIQTLMIATALISLIISSIAIASLMSSELHARKKEIGLLRVLGASVGQIYLIFAGENLCVALIAAFFGFVFGVALSELIALNIFAYFIPISFIILPLCMVFAGLAVLLACLFALRSISEQSEVQVLYGK; encoded by the coding sequence ATGCTTTTAAAAATGATAAAAAATTCTATCTTTAGAAATAAAACCCAAAAAGTTCTTGTCTTTCTAAGCTGCTTTTTAGCAAGCTTGCTGCTTGCAACTATGCTTAATATCACGCTTGGCATAGGCAATGAGTTAAGCAAAGAACTAAGAAGTTATGGTGCAAATATCATCGTTTTACCAAAGGGCGCAAGTTTGAGCGTAGAACTTGGCGATAAGGTGCTTGAGCCTTTAAAAGATAAAAGCTATCTTGAAGAATCAAAGCTTCACACCATAAAAGAAATTTTTTGGCGAAACAATATCACAGCTTTTGCACCTTTTTTAGAAGGCAAGGTGATGATGAATGATAAGCAAGTAAGCATACTAGGCACTTATTTTGATAAAAAGCTTGATATAGCTGATGAAGATGATTTTCACACCGGTATAAAAGAACTTTATCCTGTGCTTAAGATTAATGGGCGATATGCAAATGATGATAGTTTAGATGAAGTGATGTTGGGCGATGAGTTTGCAAGTAAAAATGCTTTGAGCTTAAATGATGAATTTGTGCTTAACGATCAAAAAGTCAAGGTTGTAGGCATAGTACATAATTTTGATAAAAACGCAAATAAAATCATCACTTCTTTAGCCCTAGCTCAAAAACTTTTGCACAAGGAAGGCTTGTTTTTTAAAGCTGAGGTTTCAGCCTTAACCATACCTGAAAATGACTTGGCTCAAAAAGCAAGGCGTTTGGGAGCTAGCTCGCTTGATAGTGTTGAGTTTGATATGTGGTTTTGCACGGCTTATGTTGGCTCCATAGCCTATCAGATCGAAGAAGATTTTCAAGGAGCGAGTGCAAAGGCTCAAACTGCTATTTCAGATGCTGAAAATTTAATCGTTACAAAAATTCAAACCCTCATGATCGCCACAGCCTTAATCTCTCTTATCATCTCTTCCATAGCCATTGCTTCTTTGATGAGTTCTGAGCTTCACGCAAGAAAGAAAGAAATAGGACTTTTAAGGGTTTTAGGAGCAAGTGTAGGACAAATTTATCTTATTTTTGCTGGTGAAAACTTATGCGTTGCACTCATCGCAGCTTTTTTTGGCTTTGTTTTTGGAGTAGCTTTAAGTGAGCTTATTGCTTTAAATATCTTTGCTTATTTTATCCCTATTTCTTTTATCATTTTACCGCTTTGTATGGTTTTTGCTGGCTTAGCTGTGCTTTTAGCCTGCTTGTTTGCATTAAGGAGCATAAGCGAACAAAGCGAAGTGCAGGTGCTTTATGGTAAATGA
- a CDS encoding ABC transporter permease has translation MVNDFVLKQLFKSLIFSYQRVFIMVLAIFLAVCVSVAFLNIYFDIDTRLSKELKAYGANLTISATKEDELISNENYKKLAKELKITPYLYTFLNAWGQDTLVLGTDFKALKLSKPFIEARFGNFSLSSFDQNSAFLGIDLAARLISGNKQAKLEDLIGSELELFNPLNSKSIKLKIKGIIHSSDELDSLLIADLAVVQNLSGYFGIHYAQALVDGDFKQVSEKALQLSNDELFAKPISSVSLSEGLVLDKLKALMFLIVLVVLIIASTSVNTTLSSIIFSRKKEIALHLALGGSKKDIIKLFALECLVLTLIACIFGVIFGYILANIFGYLIFNAGIDFRFKAAFFALCIAFVFVFFAAYFPIKKALKINICENLKGE, from the coding sequence ATGGTAAATGACTTTGTCTTAAAACAGCTTTTTAAAAGCCTTATTTTTTCATATCAACGCGTTTTTATTATGGTTTTGGCTATCTTTCTTGCTGTTTGTGTAAGTGTGGCTTTTTTAAATATTTATTTTGACATTGATACTAGGCTTTCTAAAGAATTAAAAGCTTATGGGGCAAATCTTACTATCTCAGCCACCAAAGAAGATGAGCTTATCAGCAATGAAAACTATAAAAAGCTTGCAAAAGAGCTTAAAATCACGCCTTATCTTTATACTTTTTTAAATGCATGGGGGCAAGATACTCTTGTTTTAGGCACTGATTTTAAGGCTTTAAAGCTAAGCAAGCCTTTTATTGAAGCAAGATTTGGAAATTTTTCTTTAAGCAGCTTTGATCAAAACTCAGCTTTTTTAGGCATAGACTTAGCCGCAAGGCTCATTAGTGGCAACAAGCAAGCAAAGCTTGAGGACTTAATAGGCTCAGAACTTGAGCTTTTTAATCCCTTAAATTCAAAAAGCATAAAGCTTAAAATCAAAGGCATTATTCACAGCTCTGATGAACTTGATAGCCTCCTTATCGCTGATTTGGCTGTGGTGCAAAACTTAAGTGGATATTTTGGCATACACTATGCTCAGGCTTTGGTTGATGGAGATTTTAAGCAAGTGAGTGAAAAAGCTTTGCAGCTTAGTAATGATGAATTGTTTGCTAAGCCTATTTCATCTGTATCCTTAAGTGAAGGTTTGGTGCTTGATAAGCTTAAAGCCTTAATGTTTTTAATCGTGCTTGTGGTTTTAATCATCGCTTCAACAAGCGTAAATACCACGCTTAGCTCTATCATCTTTTCAAGAAAAAAAGAAATAGCCTTGCATTTAGCCTTAGGTGGCTCAAAAAAAGATATTATCAAGCTTTTTGCTTTAGAATGCCTTGTTTTAACCCTTATTGCTTGTATTTTTGGAGTGATTTTTGGCTATATTTTGGCAAATATTTTTGGCTATTTGATCTTTAATGCTGGCATTGATTTTCGCTTTAAAGCTGCTTTTTTTGCTCTGTGTATAGCCTTTGTTTTTGTCTTTTTTGCGGCGTATTTTCCTATTAAAAAGGCATTAAAGATTAATATTTGTGAGAATTTGAAAGGTGAGTAA
- a CDS encoding ABC transporter ATP-binding protein, with protein MKEIIKVEHLSKNFGELKALQDINFSLKTGQWLSIMGPSGSGKSTLLNILSLLDIPSFGHYFLDGINTDELDEEAKIKIRREKIGLIFQQFHLIPYLNALENVMLAQYYHSSIEQSDAKAVLEKVGLAHRLSHLPSQLSGGEQQRLCIARALINNPELLLADEPTGNLDEANEQIVLELLQKLKKEGKSIVLITHNEALAKQADEMIILSHGVMQ; from the coding sequence ATGAAAGAAATTATCAAAGTAGAACATTTATCTAAGAATTTTGGCGAGTTAAAAGCCTTACAAGATATAAATTTTAGCCTAAAAACAGGGCAGTGGCTCAGTATCATGGGACCTTCAGGAAGTGGCAAATCAACACTTTTAAACATACTTTCTTTGCTTGATATTCCAAGTTTTGGGCATTATTTTTTAGATGGTATAAACACAGATGAGCTTGATGAAGAAGCAAAGATAAAAATTCGCCGTGAAAAAATAGGGTTGATTTTCCAGCAATTTCATCTTATCCCTTATCTTAATGCTCTTGAAAATGTCATGCTTGCACAATACTATCACTCAAGTATAGAACAAAGCGATGCTAAGGCTGTGCTTGAAAAAGTGGGTTTAGCACACCGCCTTAGTCATTTACCAAGCCAGCTTAGCGGAGGCGAACAGCAAAGACTTTGCATAGCAAGGGCTTTGATTAATAACCCAGAGCTTTTGCTTGCCGATGAACCAACTGGAAATTTAGATGAGGCAAACGAGCAAATCGTGCTTGAGCTTTTGCAAAAACTTAAAAAAGAAGGCAAAAGTATAGTGCTCATCACGCACAATGAAGCCTTAGCAAAACAAGCTGATGAGATGATTATCCTTTCGCATGGAGTGATGCAATGA
- a CDS encoding TlpA family protein disulfide reductase — translation MRAFQCIFSLILSLVFLACEGEKRAELGKEAPSILAKNLQGEPVKLSDFNQRLKIIVFFENGCAACIKELPLLDEFVKNNQDKITALAINSVDEKEVIASIKKEFKLEHIVLLKDDLDISWQRYAVFALPTTFIIKDGIVQEKIIGDKPWQSLQEKLLSLL, via the coding sequence ATGAGAGCTTTTCAATGTATCTTTAGCCTTATTTTAAGCCTTGTATTTTTAGCGTGCGAGGGCGAAAAAAGAGCCGAGCTAGGCAAGGAAGCGCCGTCTATTTTGGCTAAAAATTTACAAGGCGAGCCAGTAAAATTAAGCGATTTTAATCAAAGACTTAAAATCATAGTTTTTTTTGAAAATGGTTGTGCAGCCTGCATTAAAGAACTTCCTTTACTTGATGAGTTTGTTAAAAACAATCAAGATAAAATCACAGCCCTAGCCATCAACTCAGTCGATGAAAAAGAAGTCATTGCCTCAATCAAAAAAGAGTTTAAACTCGAGCATATAGTGCTTTTAAAAGATGATTTAGACATTTCTTGGCAAAGATATGCTGTTTTTGCTTTGCCAACAACTTTTATCATCAAAGATGGCATAGTGCAAGAAAAAATCATAGGAGATAAGCCATGGCAAAGCTTGCAAGAAAAGCTTTTATCCTTGCTTTAG
- a CDS encoding TlpA family protein disulfide reductase, producing MAKLARKAFILALALFFSACFENNFKALNSNKIYEFSFDGFEKKLDFKQEKPFALVFFTKDCGVCKEQIAILKELRKLHEFDFLTILGDAKDEKDALAWADEKELDFTLFYERKASEFFSKAVGGIYGVPVIVLYDKEGFKTKEFIGLTPQNLLAKELIKLL from the coding sequence ATGGCAAAGCTTGCAAGAAAAGCTTTTATCCTTGCTTTAGCCCTATTTTTTAGTGCTTGCTTTGAAAATAATTTTAAAGCCTTAAATTCAAACAAAATATATGAGTTTAGTTTTGATGGTTTTGAAAAAAAACTTGATTTTAAGCAAGAAAAGCCCTTTGCTTTGGTATTTTTTACAAAAGATTGTGGGGTATGTAAAGAACAAATTGCGATTTTAAAAGAGCTAAGAAAGCTTCATGAATTTGATTTTTTAACTATCTTAGGTGATGCTAAAGATGAAAAAGACGCTTTAGCATGGGCAGATGAAAAAGAGCTTGATTTTACACTTTTTTATGAAAGAAAGGCGAGTGAGTTTTTTTCTAAGGCTGTAGGCGGGATATATGGCGTGCCTGTAATCGTGCTGTATGATAAAGAAGGCTTTAAAACAAAAGAATTCATAGGCTTAACTCCTCAAAACCTGCTTGCTAAAGAGCTTATCAAGCTTTTATAA
- a CDS encoding agmatine deiminase family protein — MIKTLAEWSKQELLMLALPHEKTDWKPYLDEILQGYKDFIKAVSAYQKVLLIAPNEADFKPFKDFQNVEFFQCDTNDTWIRDYGAIDICENERLMSLDFSFNAWGNKFQSQLDNEVNSKLFKQHFKSKLRTIDLILEGGSIDFNGQGVMLTTKTCLLNENRNSHLNQSELEAKLKQIFNLKTIIWLENGFIKGDDTDSHIDTLARFIDEETIAHCICEDEEDEHFLPLLKMKEELQKTGFKLVELPLPKPLYYEGRRLGASYANFVFINEALILPSYADEKDELIKERLQKALPQRKIISVDARVFLRQNGSLHCACQNRFLGQR, encoded by the coding sequence ATGATAAAAACCCTTGCCGAGTGGAGCAAACAAGAGCTTTTAATGCTGGCTTTACCTCATGAAAAAACTGATTGGAAGCCTTATTTAGATGAGATTTTACAAGGCTATAAAGACTTTATAAAGGCTGTAAGTGCGTATCAAAAAGTCTTACTCATTGCTCCAAATGAGGCTGATTTTAAGCCTTTTAAAGACTTTCAAAATGTTGAGTTTTTTCAGTGTGATACGAATGATACTTGGATAAGAGATTATGGTGCTATTGATATTTGTGAGAATGAAAGGCTGATGAGTTTAGATTTTAGCTTTAATGCTTGGGGCAATAAATTTCAAAGCCAGCTTGATAATGAAGTTAATTCTAAGCTTTTTAAACAGCATTTTAAAAGCAAGCTAAGAACAATTGATCTTATTTTAGAGGGTGGAAGCATTGATTTTAACGGGCAGGGTGTTATGCTTACAACCAAAACTTGCCTTTTAAATGAAAATAGAAATTCTCATCTTAATCAAAGCGAACTTGAAGCAAAGCTCAAACAAATTTTTAATCTCAAAACAATCATCTGGCTAGAAAATGGCTTTATAAAAGGCGATGATACAGACTCACATATTGATACCTTAGCGCGTTTTATCGATGAAGAAACTATAGCTCATTGTATTTGTGAAGATGAAGAAGATGAGCATTTTTTGCCTCTTTTAAAGATGAAAGAAGAGCTTCAAAAAACGGGTTTTAAGCTTGTTGAACTGCCTTTACCAAAGCCTTTGTATTATGAAGGAAGAAGGCTTGGAGCAAGTTATGCAAATTTTGTTTTTATCAATGAGGCATTGATACTGCCAAGCTATGCTGATGAAAAGGACGAGCTTATCAAAGAAAGACTTCAAAAGGCTTTACCTCAAAGAAAGATTATCAGCGTTGATGCAAGGGTATTTCTAAGACAAAATGGCTCACTTCATTGTGCTTGTCAAAACCGCTTTTTAGGGCAAAGATAA
- a CDS encoding carbon-nitrogen hydrolase has translation MKIALIQHKFQGSKEAMLKHSIKAIKEAVEQGAELVCLSELHQSEYFCQSEDVSKFDLAEEYEKDLAFWSKLARENEVVLLTSLFEKRSAGLYHNTAVVFEKDGSVAGKYRKMHIPDDPQFYEKFYFTPGDLGFEPINTSVGRLGVLICWDQWFPEAARIMALKGADLLIYPTAIGSFDEDSEQERKKQLEAWLGVQRGHAIANGLPVVAVNRVGFEKDQSNKANGIRFWGNSFVYGPQGEELFRADDKELCKVLELDFKQSENVRRWWPFLRDRRIEFFGDLQKRFID, from the coding sequence ATGAAAATAGCACTCATTCAGCACAAATTTCAAGGCAGTAAAGAAGCTATGCTTAAACATAGCATAAAGGCTATCAAAGAAGCAGTAGAGCAAGGAGCAGAGCTTGTTTGCTTAAGTGAGCTTCATCAAAGCGAGTATTTTTGTCAAAGTGAGGATGTGAGTAAATTTGACTTGGCTGAAGAGTATGAAAAAGACTTGGCATTTTGGAGCAAGCTTGCGCGTGAAAATGAAGTGGTGTTGCTAACTTCTTTATTTGAAAAGAGAAGTGCTGGACTATATCATAACACGGCTGTGGTGTTTGAAAAAGATGGCAGCGTGGCTGGTAAATACCGCAAAATGCATATACCTGATGATCCGCAATTTTATGAGAAATTTTATTTCACGCCTGGTGATCTTGGCTTTGAGCCTATAAATACTAGCGTGGGTAGGCTTGGGGTGTTGATCTGCTGGGATCAGTGGTTTCCTGAGGCTGCGCGGATTATGGCTTTAAAAGGGGCTGATTTGCTTATCTATCCTACCGCTATAGGTTCTTTTGATGAGGATAGCGAGCAAGAAAGAAAAAAACAGCTTGAGGCGTGGCTTGGGGTGCAAAGAGGACATGCGATCGCTAATGGCTTGCCTGTGGTGGCGGTTAATCGCGTTGGCTTTGAAAAAGATCAAAGCAATAAAGCAAATGGCATAAGGTTTTGGGGAAATTCTTTTGTCTATGGTCCGCAAGGTGAGGAGCTTTTTAGGGCTGATGATAAAGAGCTTTGTAAGGTTTTAGAGCTTGATTTTAAACAAAGTGAAAATGTTCGCAGGTGGTGGCCCTTTTTGCGTGATAGACGTATAGAGTTTTTTGGGGATTTGCAAAAACGTTTTATAGATTAG
- a CDS encoding phospholipid:lipid A palmitoyltransferase, with amino-acid sequence MRKIFLFVLLLSSIFADEDFLTTLKKEFIKAKDEGKPALIIPINTWHNRWFYDDEHLSRYNEKPLGLGFAQWISEEKINYGLFGIVFNDSNYHIQTMFGYIKHYHLNDDAVKFSLGYIVGLTQRKEYWYIPIPLPLPSASLSYKKLAVQFAYVPSVKNNGNVLFSWISWTF; translated from the coding sequence GTGAGAAAAATTTTTCTTTTTGTGCTGCTTTTATCCTCTATTTTTGCTGACGAAGACTTTTTAACGACGCTCAAAAAAGAATTTATCAAAGCCAAAGATGAAGGAAAGCCTGCTTTGATTATCCCTATTAACACTTGGCATAATCGCTGGTTTTATGATGATGAGCACCTCAGCAGATACAACGAAAAGCCTTTGGGACTGGGTTTTGCCCAGTGGATTAGCGAAGAAAAGATAAATTATGGACTTTTTGGCATTGTTTTTAATGACTCAAACTATCATATTCAAACAATGTTTGGCTATATCAAACACTATCATCTTAATGATGATGCGGTGAAATTCTCACTTGGTTATATTGTCGGACTTACTCAAAGAAAGGAGTATTGGTATATACCAATACCCTTACCCTTGCCAAGTGCAAGTTTAAGCTATAAAAAACTCGCCGTTCAATTTGCTTATGTGCCGAGCGTTAAAAACAACGGCAATGTGCTTTTTTCGTGGATTTCTTGGACTTTTTAG
- a CDS encoding DUF2339 domain-containing protein: MFELACLLAIILVFGVILSFFNIIKIKKLENELFLFKLKFTNLSEKLQLLEKKIHTLHTQNDEKPSIQTEQNLALKSAKNPHFNLDKKSTQLQSIKTNSFDIPKSSFAVFNFKFENFFTQKFLIIVAGLFLVLAGLFLIKYSIENSLITPLTRLILATFFGLLCVVFGLILHFKKLKIPKIKIVQTNLSLNSQILISAGFVIEFLSVYAAFKLYDFIGFKLCFVLLCVLSIILLFGALKFGVLCAYFGLIGAFATPVLLSDGTYNGAFLFGYLFVFYILQAFLSHKKNFIYVNFIALLLCVFYILHFIFFKLSEYEGFLNAFVLLFMLCIACFSILLYRAKMLLFIFSLCLSFICFFSFFALVQMSLIEWTIFGLLVVFCFAYTYLKNTLYNFLPLCFSLLVFLSTIISLYLQDKSILVPFICFFVLFGVLACALCFKQAFFIRLVIGIVSVFYLCSFVLKSEVEAFFILPLLALVLSLLTGFFSLKFKENLSFQGSIWLFFIAFFHLAYELLDPSYLAYVLAFEWALFASLLYCETKFELLALKNSNLQAHLSIASILVLAMLCVFPYFNALYELILALFILSKSVDILLCLCFVLSTGVSLGFLYKAQKLNKINFILLASSCLFFSILFIQALILASFSSFEYAKYCLSFTAFMFLSLIFLHAYNKNTLFYNIFVCFGAKAVYDLSIVLIFDNALFSRLYTHFYKEDYPQAFELLMMIILSFVLPSFYFFKLKNKLLEFHKITQKISLIFDVLVFVFTLLSLIALIRFGFWYFNENLGFGSLCLAKAFFDKSISTFENYTYSFAFVFVGVILLFLAFRNPVLRIYALLLFAISIIKLFFIDISSSTGVFKILLFFSVGVIFLLSSYFYSKKFLRHK, from the coding sequence ATGTTTGAACTTGCTTGTTTGCTTGCTATAATACTTGTTTTTGGTGTTATACTAAGCTTTTTTAATATCATAAAAATCAAAAAACTTGAAAATGAACTCTTTCTTTTTAAACTCAAATTTACAAACCTAAGCGAAAAACTGCAACTCCTAGAAAAGAAAATACACACTTTACACACACAAAATGATGAAAAACCCTCTATTCAAACAGAACAAAACCTTGCCTTAAAAAGCGCAAAAAATCCTCATTTCAACCTTGATAAAAAAAGCACTCAGCTTCAAAGTATAAAAACAAACTCCTTTGATATCCCAAAATCCTCATTTGCGGTATTTAATTTCAAATTTGAAAATTTCTTTACGCAAAAATTTTTAATCATAGTTGCTGGCTTGTTTTTAGTGCTTGCTGGCTTATTTTTAATCAAATACTCCATAGAAAATTCCCTCATCACTCCATTAACAAGGCTCATTTTAGCAACTTTTTTTGGGTTATTGTGCGTTGTTTTTGGGCTTATCTTGCACTTTAAAAAGCTTAAAATACCAAAGATAAAGATCGTTCAAACTAACCTTAGCTTAAACTCACAAATTCTTATTTCGGCTGGGTTTGTAATTGAGTTTTTAAGCGTTTATGCAGCATTTAAATTATATGATTTTATTGGATTTAAACTCTGCTTTGTCCTGCTTTGTGTGCTGAGTATAATCTTACTTTTTGGTGCTTTAAAATTTGGTGTTTTGTGTGCATATTTTGGCTTAATTGGAGCTTTTGCGACACCTGTTTTGCTTAGTGATGGAACATATAATGGGGCATTTTTATTTGGATATTTGTTTGTTTTTTATATCTTGCAAGCCTTTTTAAGTCACAAAAAAAATTTTATATATGTTAATTTCATCGCCTTGCTTTTGTGTGTATTTTATATTTTGCATTTTATCTTTTTTAAACTAAGCGAATATGAGGGCTTTTTAAATGCCTTTGTTTTACTATTTATGCTTTGCATAGCTTGCTTTAGCATACTTTTATACCGCGCAAAAATGCTCCTTTTTATCTTCAGCCTTTGTTTGAGTTTTATTTGCTTTTTTAGCTTTTTTGCTTTAGTGCAAATGAGCCTTATAGAATGGACTATATTTGGGCTTTTAGTTGTATTTTGTTTTGCTTATACTTATCTTAAAAATACCTTATATAATTTTTTACCATTATGTTTTTCGCTTTTGGTATTTTTAAGCACCATAATAAGCCTTTATCTACAAGATAAAAGTATTCTTGTGCCTTTTATATGCTTTTTTGTTTTATTTGGCGTTCTAGCTTGCGCGCTTTGCTTTAAACAAGCCTTTTTTATACGCCTTGTTATAGGCATTGTGAGTGTATTTTATCTCTGTTCTTTCGTGCTTAAAAGTGAAGTCGAGGCATTTTTTATCCTGCCTTTGCTCGCACTTGTTTTAAGTCTTTTGACAGGCTTTTTTAGCCTTAAATTCAAAGAAAATTTAAGCTTTCAGGGTAGCATTTGGCTCTTTTTCATCGCCTTCTTTCACCTCGCTTACGAGTTGCTTGATCCTTCATATCTTGCTTATGTGCTTGCTTTTGAGTGGGCGTTGTTTGCTAGTTTGTTGTATTGTGAGACAAAATTTGAACTTTTGGCTCTTAAAAACTCAAATTTACAAGCTCATTTAAGTATCGCAAGTATTTTAGTTCTTGCCATGCTTTGTGTTTTTCCTTATTTTAACGCCCTTTATGAGCTTATTTTGGCTCTTTTTATACTTTCAAAAAGCGTTGATATACTGCTTTGTTTATGCTTTGTTCTTAGCACTGGTGTGAGTTTAGGGTTTTTATACAAAGCACAAAAATTAAATAAAATAAACTTTATTTTGCTAGCAAGTTCTTGTTTGTTTTTTAGCATTTTATTTATACAGGCTTTGATTTTAGCTTCTTTTAGTTCTTTTGAGTATGCAAAATACTGCTTGAGCTTTACTGCGTTTATGTTTTTAAGCCTAATATTCCTCCATGCTTATAATAAAAATACTTTGTTTTACAATATTTTTGTGTGTTTTGGAGCAAAAGCAGTGTATGATCTAAGCATAGTGTTGATCTTTGATAATGCCCTATTTTCAAGACTTTATACGCATTTTTACAAAGAAGACTATCCTCAAGCTTTTGAACTTTTAATGATGATTATCTTGAGTTTTGTTTTACCAAGCTTTTACTTTTTCAAGCTTAAAAACAAGCTCCTTGAATTTCATAAAATCACACAAAAAATAAGTTTAATCTTTGATGTTTTGGTTTTTGTTTTTACTCTTTTAAGTCTCATTGCTTTGATCCGCTTTGGCTTTTGGTATTTTAATGAAAATCTAGGCTTTGGAAGTCTTTGTCTTGCTAAGGCATTTTTTGACAAAAGTATAAGCACTTTTGAAAATTATACCTACAGCTTTGCTTTTGTATTTGTGGGTGTGATCTTGCTCTTTCTAGCCTTTAGAAATCCTGTTTTGCGAATTTATGCTTTATTATTATTTGCCATAAGCATAATAAAACTCTTTTTTATCGACATAAGCTCAAGCACTGGTGTATTTAAAATATTGCTATTTTTTAGTGTAGGCGTGATTTTTCTTTTAAGCTCTTATTTTTATTCAAAGAAATTTCTAAGGCATAAATAG
- the lolA gene encoding LolA-like outer membrane lipoprotein chaperone, whose product MFKNILFLFVIIFNAQAFDINYKNFSSDFVQSVENAHSKIDYKGSFIITQTKAFWDYKEPNNKQIFINNQELVILEPDLEQAIISTLDKVPNLSEIFKSAKRQDGQTYIAKYEQITYTIKLKNDEISSISYKDDLDNKVLIELSNQKRDTLINEEIFKVKIPANFDILR is encoded by the coding sequence ATGTTTAAAAATATCTTATTTTTATTTGTCATTATCTTTAATGCACAAGCTTTTGATATAAATTATAAAAATTTTTCAAGCGACTTTGTGCAAAGTGTTGAAAATGCGCATTCAAAGATTGATTATAAAGGAAGCTTTATCATCACTCAAACAAAGGCTTTTTGGGATTATAAAGAGCCAAACAATAAGCAAATTTTTATCAATAATCAAGAACTTGTCATCTTAGAACCGGACTTAGAACAAGCGATCATAAGCACGCTTGATAAGGTGCCAAATCTAAGCGAGATTTTTAAGAGTGCTAAAAGACAAGATGGGCAAACCTATATCGCAAAATACGAGCAAATCACTTACACTATAAAACTTAAAAATGATGAAATTTCAAGTATTAGCTATAAAGATGATCTTGATAATAAAGTCCTTATTGAGCTTTCTAATCAAAAAAGAGATACGCTTATCAATGAAGAAATATTTAAAGTAAAAATTCCTGCAAATTTTGATATCTTGCGCTAG
- a CDS encoding DUF4879 domain-containing protein has protein sequence MVKYLINSAMVVSVLSCSIANASDNALIDNKEKITRNGVSIYLEPNSPNKQDYLNGKFDKSLELMKKAYKANKNNKTMRASAPPVTEVQILEVESTQGGYEYVLGKSITDQDHGGSYFVVSTGVTGYGGGSYDRAKFAGNDAVQLSSDGIDLTGDNIIDGWLDIWDISKPANISGPFEFTSRSINAPGNSMSTRIQIR, from the coding sequence ATGGTTAAATATTTAATCAATAGTGCTATGGTTGTCAGTGTTTTAAGTTGCAGCATTGCTAATGCTAGTGATAATGCATTAATAGATAATAAAGAAAAAATTACTCGCAATGGTGTTAGTATTTATTTAGAGCCAAATTCCCCAAATAAGCAAGATTACCTTAATGGGAAATTTGATAAATCTTTAGAGTTAATGAAAAAAGCTTATAAGGCTAATAAAAACAATAAAACAATGAGAGCTTCCGCTCCTCCTGTAACAGAGGTTCAAATATTAGAAGTTGAATCTACTCAAGGTGGCTATGAATATGTGCTTGGCAAGTCAATCACCGATCAAGATCATGGTGGTAGTTATTTTGTTGTTTCAACAGGTGTAACAGGTTATGGTGGTGGCAGTTATGATAGGGCTAAATTTGCAGGAAATGATGCAGTACAGTTAAGTTCAGACGGTATAGATTTAACAGGTGATAATATTATTGATGGTTGGTTAGATATTTGGGATATTTCCAAACCTGCTAATATAAGTGGTCCTTTTGAATTTACTTCTCGCTCTATTAATGCTCCTGGCAATTCAATGAGTACACGTATTCAAATTAGGTAA